One window of the Benincasa hispida cultivar B227 chromosome 3, ASM972705v1, whole genome shotgun sequence genome contains the following:
- the LOC120073887 gene encoding LOW QUALITY PROTEIN: putative receptor-like protein kinase At4g00960 (The sequence of the model RefSeq protein was modified relative to this genomic sequence to represent the inferred CDS: deleted 3 bases in 2 codons) → MGNLSLRSRLFFLSFVISQLMFITTTSQPDFFYYICSNEANYTNNSPFKKNLDNVLASISSSSNNTDSRRVDYGFYNATSGEDPDTANGKVLCRKGVPLEQCRSCVNDSVRRITQNCPTQKEGAGWYHDCQILYSNNSVHDETDLSVNQIYYNLVTAPDKNSFNEDLRGLLDRLREEAASGTSIRKSAGGDVKLKNPNMYTIYGLVDCFPTCRISIVMSRLSRLQSYLPTCCTGSIGAEILAASVAINYEHPLYESLLSPPRPLLPPPPPLSAPNLPPPSSLSTQGNNGNTVRTVIIVVVSVASAIILIAGICLILRLRNRKQKRRLRKFESVAVEDASDEISSIETIQFDFDVIKVATNDFSSENKLGQGGFGPVYMGKLPNGQHIAVKRLAHNSQQGNAECKNEVLLLVKLQHRNLVRLLGFCLQGSERLLIYEFVPNGSLDHFLFDLEKRTQLSWERRYKIINGIARGLLYLHEDSRLRIIHRDLKASNILLDEEMNPKIADFGLARLFQIDETQGNTNRIVGTYGYMAPEYVVHGQFSVKSDVFSFGVLVLEIVSGKKNKCFCNEENIEDLPSFTWNNWRAGTTTNAIDSTLNVGSRIEMIRCIHIGLLCVQENVANRPTMTSVVTMLSSSSLTLPIPSKPAFFMHSITNGSKTMLALDETNHSKTTSFQHSTNDASITELHPR, encoded by the exons atgGGAAATTTGAGTTTGAGATCAAGGCTTTTCTTCCTCTCCTTTGTTATTTCACAATTGATGTTCATAACCACAACATCTCAGCCAGACTTCTTTTATTACATCTGTTCAAACGAAGCCAACTACACCAACAACAGCCCATTCAAGAAAAATCTCGACAACGTTCTTGCTTCAATCTCCTCCAGTTCCAACAACACCGACAGCCGCCGGGTCGACTATGGTTTCTATAATGCCACCTCCGGTGAAGATCCCGACACAGCCAACGGAAAGGTTCTTTGTCGTAAAGGAGTTCCGTTGGAACAATGCAGAAGTTGCGTGAATGACTCAGTCCGTAGAATTACGCAAAACTGTCCAACACAGAAGGAAGGTGCAGGATGGTACCATGATTGCCAAATTCTTTACTCAAACAACTCTGTTCACGATGAGACAGATTTGTCTGTGAATCAAATTTATTACAACCTCGTTACAGCCCCAGACAAGAACAGTTTCAATGAGGACCTGAGAGGGTTGCTGGATCGGCTGCGAGAAGAGGCTGCGTCAGGGACTTCGATTCGAAAGTCTGCTGGCGGAGATGTGAAGCTTAAAAATCCGAATATGTATACAATATATGGGCTTGTTGATTGTTTTCCGACATGTCGTATTTCTATTGTGATGTCTCGCCTCAGTCGACTTCAAAGTTAT CTTCCTACCTGTTGTACTGGCAGCATAGGAGCAGAGATT TTGGCAGCTAGTGTCGCAATCAATTATGAACACCCTTTGTATGAGTCACTTCTCTCTCCGCCCCGACCCCTGCTCCCACCACCGCCTCCGCTTTCAGCTCCTAATCTCCCCCCTCCATCTTCCCTGTCAACACAAG GAAATAATGGCAATACAGTTAGAACTGTAATAATTGTTGTGGTGTCCGTCGCTTCAGCCATCATTCTCATTGCTGGGATTTGCTTGATTCTGAGATTGAGAAACAGAAAGCAGAAAAGACGattaagaaaatttgaaa GTGTTGCTGTTGAAGATGCCAGTGATGAAATTAGCAGTATTGAGacaattcaatttgattttgatgTTATTAAAGTTGCAACTAATGACTTCTCAAGTGAAAACAAGCTAGGACAGGGTGGATTTGGACCTGTTTACATG GGCAAGCTACCTAATGGACAACATATTGCAGTGAAGAGACTTGCACATAATTCACAACAAGGAAATGCCGAATGCAAAAATGAAGTCCTTTTGTTAGTCAAGCTTCAGCATCGAAACTTGGTTAGGCTATTGGGATTCTGTTTGCAAGGAAGCGAAAGACTTCTCATATATGAGTTTGTACCAAATGGCAGCCTTGATCATTTCCTATTTG ATCTTGAGAAGCGGACACAATTAAGTTGGGAAAGACGATACAAAATCATAAATGGTATTGCGCGAGGACTTCTTTACCTTCATGAAGATTCTCGCCTTCGAATCATTCATCGTGATCTCAAAGCTAGCAATATTTTGTTGGATGAAGAAATGAATCCAAAGATTGCGGATTTTGGTCTAGCAAGATTGTTTCAAATAGATGAGACTCAAGGCAATACAAATAGAATTGTGGGAACTTA TGGTTATATGGCTCCTGAGTATGTAGTGCATGGACAATTTTCAGTAAAATCTGATGTCTTTAGCTTTGGTGTTTTGGTTCTTGAAATTGTGAGTGgcaaaaaaaacaaatgtttttgcaatgaagaaaatattgaAGATCTTCCGAGCTTT actTGGAATAATTGGAGGGCTGGAACAACTACAAATGCCATAGATTCAACCCTCAATGTAGGTTCAAGGATTGAAATGATAAGATGCATTCACATTGGACTATTGTGTGTTCAAGAAAATGTAGCAAACCGACCAACAATGACTTCGGTAGTTACGATGCTAAGTAGTTCTTCTCTGACTCTTCCTATACCCTCTAAACCGGCATTCTTCATGCATAGTATCACCAATGGATCCAAAACAATGTTAGCATTGGATGAGACTAATCATTCTAAAACCACATCTTTTCAACATTCAACAAATGATGCTTCAATTACAGAGCTCCATCCTCGTTAA